The nucleotide window CAGTCACCTGCACGAtggagaaagagggagaaagtGGCTTTGCTTTGACGCTGGATACTAAAGAATTTTCCCCAGAAGAACTGTCAGTCAAACAGGTGGGCAGGAAGCTGCAGGTCAGTGGAAAGACAGAAAAGCAGCAGGAGGATGGGAAAGGCTCCTACTCTCACACAGTGCAAGAGTTCAGACGGGTGTTTGATTTGCCTGAAGGAGTGAACCCCGAGACAGTCACCTGCTCCATGACTGATGGAAAGCTCTACATACGGGCACCAGTGAATCAGATATCTGAAGCACCTGAGAGGATGGTACCCATTGACTGCGCTGAAGCTGTAAAGACAGAAAACAACAGCACTGAAATACACAAGACTGATCAGCAATCCTGAAATCACTGAGCAGAAGCCCTGATGATCTCTAATGGACTGTGTGCTGCTACTGTATTCAATATATGtgattatttttagttttatatcAATCAATCTTCTTTCAAGTGTTTGATTCTCCTTTAGCAATATGCACATCATTTTTTGCACGATTCAATATG belongs to Myxocyprinus asiaticus isolate MX2 ecotype Aquarium Trade chromosome 43, UBuf_Myxa_2, whole genome shotgun sequence and includes:
- the LOC127433489 gene encoding heat shock protein 30-like, translating into MLSLHGFQPSFSPIMPIDCPVHSLWPQISPLYRHTDILQEVRSSLEQLEKLQHKIFKEIQQTPHSEEIYPVTCTMEKEGESGFALTLDTKEFSPEELSVKQVGRKLQVSGKTEKQQEDGKGSYSHTVQEFRRVFDLPEGVNPETVTCSMTDGKLYIRAPVNQISEAPERMVPIDCAEAVKTENNSTEIHKTDQQS